A region of the Kribbella sp. NBC_01245 genome:
GTGTAGTTACGGCTGCAGGCTCAGGCTCGGGTGCTCGTTAGCCGAACTGGCCGGGCTGGTAGTCGCCGCCGTGTTGGCGGGTGATGACGCCTATCCGGTTGGTGGCGTTGATGAGGGCGATGAACAGCGTCAGGGCGGCGAGTTGCTCTTCGTCGTAGTACTTGGCGGCGTTCGCCCAAGCGTCGTCCGTGACACCGCCGGCCGCGTCGGCGATGCGGGTGCCCTGTTCCGACAGTTCCAGCGCGGCGCGCTCGGCGTCGGTGAAGACGTTGGACTCACGCCAGGCCGCGACCAGGTTGATGCGCGTCGGGGTCTCGCCGGCGTGCGCGGCGTCTTTGGTGTGGACGTCGGTGCAGAAGCCGCAGCCGTTGATCTGGCTCGCGCGGAGCATCACCAGGTCCTGGGTCGCGGTCGGGATGGTGGAGTCGGCGATGATCACCCGGCTCGCCGATGCGATGTACTTCAGGGACTTGGCCGCGATCGGGCTGTCGGTGAGGTTCAAGCGGGTCGGAGTGAAAGTCGATTGACCGTTGGCGGGGTGGGTGTGAAACTCCGTTGCCATGTCCAAGGTCGCGAAGCTGCACGATGACGAGGTGGACATTGACGCGTCGTTGGTGGCGCGTCTGTTGGCCGAGCAGTTCCCGCAATGGGCCGGTGCTCCGGTTGAGGTCGTCGCGTCGTCGGGCACGGACAACGTGACGTTTCGGGTGGGCACCGACCTGGCAGTCCGGCTGCCTCGTACCGAGCGGACGCAGGGGCAGGTGGAGAAGGATCTGACTTGGATGCCGCGTCTGTCCCCTCAGCTTCCGCTTGCCGTGCCCGAGCCGCTGGCTCTCGGGGCGCCGGGCGCGGGCTATCCGTTCAACTGGGGCGTGTACCGGTGGCTGGAGGGCGAGCCCTTCCGGTGGGATCGGCTTGCCGACCCGATGGCCGCGGCGCGCGAGCTGGCCGAATTCGTTCGCTGCCTGCAGGCGGTCGACACGGCCGGGGCTCCGGTTCCGCCGGACGACCCGTTCAGTCGGGGTACGCCGCTGGCGCCGCGTGACGCGCTCTTCCGCGAGGCGCTGGATGAGTTGCGCGACGAGTTCGATACCGGACTCGTGCTTGCCGCGTGGGAGGCGTCGCTGGCAGCCGACACCTGGGACGGTTCGCGCAGCTGGATCCACGGCGACCTCATGCCGGGCAACGTACTGGTTGCCGACGGCAAGCTTGCCGCGGTCATCGACTTCGGTACGGCGTGGGCCGCCGACCCAGCAGGCGATCTTCTGGCCGCCTGGTACTTGTTCGAGGGCGATTCACGACGGGCCTTCCGTGACGCGATGGACGTCGACCAGGACACCTGGATCCGCG
Encoded here:
- a CDS encoding aminoglycoside phosphotransferase family protein; translation: MSKVAKLHDDEVDIDASLVARLLAEQFPQWAGAPVEVVASSGTDNVTFRVGTDLAVRLPRTERTQGQVEKDLTWMPRLSPQLPLAVPEPLALGAPGAGYPFNWGVYRWLEGEPFRWDRLADPMAAARELAEFVRCLQAVDTAGAPVPPDDPFSRGTPLAPRDALFREALDELRDEFDTGLVLAAWEASLAADTWDGSRSWIHGDLMPGNVLVADGKLAAVIDFGTAWAADPAGDLLAAWYLFEGDSRRAFRDAMDVDQDTWIRARGWVLSLEMIAIPYYRTRNPAAVSDAHPFVADLLADFTADH
- a CDS encoding carboxymuconolactone decarboxylase family protein is translated as MATEFHTHPANGQSTFTPTRLNLTDSPIAAKSLKYIASASRVIIADSTIPTATQDLVMLRASQINGCGFCTDVHTKDAAHAGETPTRINLVAAWRESNVFTDAERAALELSEQGTRIADAAGGVTDDAWANAAKYYDEEQLAALTLFIALINATNRIGVITRQHGGDYQPGQFG